One region of uncultured Sulfurimonas sp. genomic DNA includes:
- a CDS encoding energy-coupling factor ABC transporter permease, giving the protein MHIPDGFISPQTYIPAIAISASLLALAYKKIELDVEKIPLIAGVSAISFVMMLIAIPFPGGTTMHLSGVAIIALLFGPWIAFSSISLVLLIQALLFGEGGITSYPINIIAMAFVGSFSAYYSHKLLSSFSKNSAMFMAGWASIFFPSIIIALVLGIQPLIASSDGTPLYFPFGLSVTLPSVIIPHIFIGIVEGLVTLSSIKFLRTQFRSVFDE; this is encoded by the coding sequence GTGCATATTCCTGATGGCTTTATATCACCGCAAACATACATACCAGCCATAGCCATCAGTGCATCTCTGCTAGCTTTAGCATATAAAAAAATAGAACTTGACGTAGAAAAAATCCCACTCATAGCGGGAGTTAGTGCCATCTCTTTTGTGATGATGCTCATAGCCATTCCCTTTCCAGGTGGAACGACTATGCATCTAAGTGGAGTTGCTATAATTGCTCTGCTTTTTGGACCATGGATAGCTTTTAGTTCTATCTCTTTAGTCTTGCTTATTCAAGCACTTTTGTTTGGAGAGGGCGGTATAACTTCGTATCCTATAAACATCATAGCTATGGCTTTTGTTGGTAGTTTCTCAGCTTATTACTCACATAAACTTTTGTCCTCTTTTTCAAAAAACAGTGCTATGTTTATGGCTGGTTGGGCAAGTATATTTTTCCCCTCTATCATCATAGCTCTTGTTCTTGGCATCCAACCTCTTATAGCATCTAGTGATGGAACTCCGCTTTACTTTCCTTTTGGACTTAGTGTTACTCTGCCTTCTGTAATCATTCCGCATATTTTTATAGGTATAGTTGAGGGTTTAGTTACACTTAGTAGTATAAAGTTTTTAAGAACTCAGTTTAGGAGTGTTTTTGATGAATGA
- a CDS encoding ABC transporter ATP-binding protein: MIECKNLSYSYQDFQLNEIEVLKNINFKVQKDEKVLLLGINGSGKSTLLKLLNGLLYAKSGEFYFKDNLVNKKYLKANSKDFRKSISLQMQDPSSMLFNPSVYDEIAFGLKHFGFDNIEDRVHHYAKEFDIESILKSSPLSLSGGQKQKVLLASLLCTEPEVLLLDEPTAHLDPPTTGWLVEFLDSLNVTAIVSTHNISLGKELAQRAIVIGANHEIIYDGRVEALLEDMPTLIKAQLVHKHKHNHEGVEHKHYHLHSWV, from the coding sequence ATGATTGAGTGTAAAAATCTCTCTTATAGTTACCAAGACTTTCAACTAAACGAGATTGAGGTCTTAAAAAACATAAATTTTAAAGTGCAAAAAGATGAAAAGGTGCTTCTGCTTGGCATCAATGGCTCAGGAAAATCTACACTTTTAAAACTTTTAAACGGACTGCTTTATGCAAAAAGTGGAGAGTTCTATTTTAAAGATAATCTTGTAAATAAAAAGTACTTAAAAGCAAACTCAAAAGATTTTAGAAAGAGCATCTCACTTCAGATGCAAGACCCATCTTCTATGCTTTTTAACCCAAGCGTATATGATGAAATAGCCTTTGGACTAAAACATTTTGGATTTGATAACATAGAAGATAGAGTGCATCACTACGCTAAAGAGTTTGATATAGAGAGCATCTTAAAATCAAGCCCACTCTCACTAAGCGGCGGACAAAAACAAAAAGTGCTTTTAGCATCTCTGCTTTGCACCGAACCAGAAGTTTTGCTACTAGATGAGCCAACAGCCCACCTTGACCCACCAACAACAGGCTGGCTTGTAGAGTTCCTAGACTCACTAAATGTTACAGCCATAGTATCTACTCACAACATCAGCTTAGGAAAAGAACTAGCACAAAGAGCCATAGTCATAGGCGCAAATCACGAGATAATATATGATGGAAGGGTAGAAGCACTACTAGAAGACATGCCAACCCTCATAAAAGCTCAACTAGTTCATAAACACAAACATAACCACGAAGGTGTGGAACATAAGCACTATCATTTGCATAGTTGGGTGTAG
- a CDS encoding aminotransferase class I/II-fold pyridoxal phosphate-dependent enzyme, with product MKHGANIYKYASQIGCKESEIIDFSSNINSYHPSIEISPTNDMLVKYPDTNYGSLKKAISKKYDIKKSQIALYNGATSAIFELFKTFEKRKIYLYAPLYGEYEKAVQNKSKIVKINRFKNLYTKPQKGSVVVFVNPSTPDASHYDLTKLFGIWRAQKCTIVLDESFLEFENLKSWRNQINYYNKLYIIQSFTKFYACGGVRIGAIFSKKSNIFKLKTPMWNLSAFDAEFLTKRVQNRKFDEQSRKLHRKNKKELFSCLKKSKLFSKIYKSDSNFFLVKSKKSKKIFEHLLQHKILVRTCGSFDFLTNKHLRFAVKDSNAHNKLTKALKSFS from the coding sequence ATGAAACACGGTGCAAATATTTACAAATACGCTTCACAAATCGGATGCAAAGAAAGCGAAATAATCGACTTCTCATCAAACATAAACAGCTATCATCCGAGCATAGAGATAAGCCCTACAAACGATATGTTAGTAAAATATCCAGACACAAATTACGGCTCTTTGAAAAAAGCTATATCAAAAAAGTACGACATAAAAAAATCTCAAATAGCTCTTTACAACGGTGCGACTTCTGCCATATTTGAGCTCTTTAAAACTTTTGAAAAAAGAAAAATCTACCTCTACGCTCCGCTCTACGGAGAGTATGAAAAAGCAGTACAAAACAAGAGCAAAATAGTAAAAATAAACCGCTTTAAAAATCTCTACACAAAACCGCAAAAAGGCTCGGTTGTAGTCTTTGTAAACCCTTCTACTCCAGATGCTTCGCACTATGACTTGACTAAGCTTTTTGGCATCTGGCGAGCACAAAAGTGTACAATCGTTCTTGATGAATCGTTTTTGGAGTTTGAAAACCTCAAATCTTGGAGAAACCAAATCAATTATTATAATAAACTATACATAATACAATCGTTTACCAAGTTCTATGCCTGCGGTGGAGTGCGAATAGGTGCAATTTTCTCTAAAAAAAGCAACATTTTTAAGCTAAAAACACCTATGTGGAACCTCTCCGCCTTTGATGCAGAGTTTTTAACAAAAAGAGTTCAAAACAGGAAGTTTGACGAGCAAAGCAGAAAGCTTCACAGAAAAAATAAAAAAGAACTTTTTAGTTGTTTGAAAAAATCTAAACTGTTTTCAAAAATCTACAAAAGTGACTCCAACTTTTTTCTAGTAAAATCAAAAAAATCAAAAAAGATATTTGAGCATCTACTTCAACATAAAATCCTAGTGCGAACCTGCGGAAGTTTTGACTTTTTGACAAACAAGCATCTACGCTTCGCAGTCAAAGATTCTAACGCTCATAACAAACTAACCAAGGCTTTAAAAAGTTTTAGTTAG
- a CDS encoding phosphotransferase produces the protein MGVKTVISLSELNSLFPSYNFTEMHPTTSGIIDTTYIVHTKTRAYILKRYERDIPHKIALDIKLLDALKSAGLNVPTCLDNNDGWYIYEKLKGKHPLSVKSHHIQALARFMAKMHKETSKIKCTTNMIIEDEVTDSLRYVKENFFGYYKKFEFLKDFTHNHDAIIHGDIFKDNTIFNGKKIGVIDFIDSSCGTFAYDVAVALVGFDAREKDDYYINLFLKNYNQRAPKKLSKELVKEKMRFAANFFALKRVNEYKNTTKAKELL, from the coding sequence ATGGGAGTAAAAACTGTTATATCGCTAAGTGAGCTGAATTCTTTGTTTCCATCTTACAACTTCACAGAGATGCATCCAACAACATCTGGCATCATCGATACAACATACATAGTTCACACAAAAACAAGGGCTTATATTTTAAAGAGATATGAGCGAGATATTCCGCATAAAATAGCACTCGACATAAAACTCTTAGATGCATTAAAATCAGCAGGACTAAATGTTCCTACATGTCTTGATAACAATGATGGCTGGTACATTTATGAAAAACTCAAAGGAAAACACCCACTCAGTGTAAAAAGCCATCACATCCAAGCACTTGCTAGGTTTATGGCTAAGATGCACAAAGAGACTTCAAAAATAAAATGCACTACAAATATGATAATAGAAGACGAAGTAACTGACTCACTAAGGTATGTAAAAGAGAATTTTTTTGGCTACTACAAAAAATTTGAATTTTTAAAAGATTTTACTCATAATCACGATGCTATTATTCATGGAGATATTTTTAAAGACAACACTATTTTCAATGGCAAAAAAATCGGCGTAATAGACTTCATAGACTCATCATGTGGAACTTTTGCTTATGATGTCGCCGTTGCTCTTGTTGGTTTTGATGCAAGAGAAAAAGACGACTACTATATAAATCTTTTTTTGAAAAACTACAACCAAAGAGCTCCTAAAAAACTAAGCAAAGAACTTGTAAAAGAGAAGATGAGATTTGCGGCAAACTTTTTTGCACTAAAAAGAGTCAACGAGTACAAAAACACTACAAAAGCAAAAGAGTTACTATGA
- a CDS encoding iron ABC transporter permease, with product MSKFVVWFLLFVVLLASPFIGAVSLNISEVFTQDTLQNSIFFELRLPRVLFAFSAGSVLALSGLLFQTLFRNALMTPYTLGISSGAVLGAGVAIKLGLGTLMFGIAAVSVFGFLGAMMTVLLLIYLAKFLKHSHFESLLLLGIALSLFYTSALMVIFYLGNTMQNDMLLRFTMGSLSIIGWMHPLTVSIIAFILFLAIYLYRYELQLLGISDESATLRGVNTKKTTLILLIISSLAIGTLVSISGPIGFVGLIVPHIVAKLHPTTVNNRIIKTALFGGFFLVFCDTITRGLQTQSELPIGIVTALIGGPFFIYLIISRSKRA from the coding sequence ATGAGTAAGTTTGTAGTTTGGTTTTTACTATTTGTCGTACTTCTTGCATCTCCTTTTATCGGAGCAGTCTCTTTAAATATAAGTGAAGTTTTTACTCAAGACACGCTTCAAAACTCCATATTTTTTGAGCTTCGTCTTCCTCGTGTTTTGTTTGCATTTTCAGCTGGAAGCGTCTTGGCTCTTAGCGGTCTTTTGTTTCAAACACTCTTTAGAAACGCACTTATGACACCCTACACTCTTGGCATCTCTAGCGGTGCGGTTTTAGGTGCGGGAGTTGCCATAAAACTAGGTCTTGGAACTCTTATGTTTGGCATCGCAGCTGTTAGTGTCTTTGGATTTTTGGGAGCTATGATGACGGTTTTGCTACTTATATACTTAGCAAAATTTTTAAAGCACTCTCACTTTGAATCGCTACTACTTTTAGGTATTGCACTCTCACTCTTTTACACCTCCGCTCTTATGGTCATCTTCTACCTCGGCAACACGATGCAAAACGATATGCTTCTTCGCTTTACCATGGGTTCACTCTCCATTATCGGCTGGATGCATCCTTTAACTGTTAGCATCATCGCTTTTATACTGTTTTTGGCAATATACCTCTACCGTTACGAGCTTCAACTCCTTGGCATCTCAGATGAGAGTGCAACTCTTCGCGGAGTAAATACAAAAAAAACAACTCTCATACTTCTCATAATCTCATCTCTTGCAATAGGAACACTTGTTAGCATCAGCGGTCCTATTGGTTTTGTGGGGCTTATAGTCCCTCACATAGTCGCAAAACTTCATCCTACAACTGTGAATAACCGCATCATTAAAACAGCACTTTTTGGTGGATTTTTCTTAGTTTTTTGTGACACTATAACAAGAGGTCTTCAAACTCAAAGTGAGCTCCCCATTGGGATAGTTACGGCACTCATCGGCGGTCCATTTTTTATATACTTGATTATTAGTAGAAGTAAAAGAGCTTAG
- a CDS encoding ABC transporter ATP-binding protein: protein MIKLDSLSVKYDDKNILHGISLDIPNHLSILGANGSGKSTLAKALCSLVEYEGSVSIDGKNIKEISLKERAKLISYIPAKLEVYDAFISVEEFVLLGRFAHKKNFLDYSDKDKKIAQSTLEFLKISHLSKHTLNSLSSGEAQLVLIASALSAQSKIIILDEPTANLDPHNAKKIAQHIKGLKDYHQVILITHDLHLAAFIDSPTLFIKDSNATYFEKKEEFFNKETLQELYDVEFEDLAVKYE, encoded by the coding sequence ATGATTAAACTAGATTCTCTAAGTGTAAAGTATGATGACAAAAACATACTTCATGGCATCTCTTTAGATATTCCTAATCATCTAAGCATCTTGGGGGCAAATGGTTCTGGAAAAAGTACTTTGGCAAAGGCACTTTGCTCTCTTGTGGAGTATGAGGGAAGTGTCAGCATTGATGGTAAAAACATCAAAGAGATATCGCTAAAAGAGCGTGCGAAACTGATTTCATACATACCTGCAAAACTTGAAGTTTATGATGCTTTTATAAGTGTTGAAGAGTTTGTTCTTCTTGGAAGATTTGCCCATAAAAAGAACTTTTTAGACTACTCAGACAAAGATAAAAAGATAGCTCAAAGCACTTTAGAGTTTTTAAAAATTTCACATCTAAGTAAACACACTCTAAACTCTCTAAGCTCAGGCGAGGCTCAACTAGTGCTCATTGCATCTGCACTCTCAGCTCAAAGTAAAATCATCATCTTAGATGAACCGACAGCAAATCTCGACCCGCACAATGCTAAAAAAATCGCACAACACATTAAGGGTTTAAAAGATTATCATCAAGTCATTCTTATCACTCACGACTTACATCTGGCAGCTTTTATAGACTCTCCAACTTTGTTTATAAAAGACTCAAATGCTACTTACTTTGAGAAAAAAGAGGAGTTTTTTAACAAAGAAACTTTGCAAGAACTTTATGACGTTGAGTTTGAAGATTTGGCGGTGAAGTATGAGTAA
- a CDS encoding histidine phosphatase family protein, which translates to MRVTLVRHAEVEEKYIGCYNGHIDIGLSDKGYADAKALSKHFKASEFDSIFCSDLKRAKETLREFINSKDVIYTKELREKSWGKHEGLSFDEICKQDDLKYINFEQWTDALDGESIQAFTSRVNNFFFKYLPSLDATNILVVTHSGVIKTFIHLLEGISLEDAFGISVPYSSHLVYNSKTKKLDVYD; encoded by the coding sequence ATGAGAGTAACTCTTGTTCGCCACGCAGAAGTCGAAGAAAAGTATATCGGATGCTATAACGGTCACATAGATATTGGGCTATCAGACAAAGGTTACGCAGATGCAAAAGCTCTAAGCAAACACTTTAAGGCATCTGAGTTTGATAGTATTTTTTGCTCAGATTTAAAACGTGCAAAAGAGACTCTAAGAGAGTTTATAAACTCAAAAGATGTTATCTACACAAAAGAACTAAGAGAGAAAAGTTGGGGCAAACATGAGGGCTTGAGCTTTGATGAAATTTGCAAACAAGACGACCTCAAATACATAAACTTTGAACAATGGACAGATGCATTAGATGGAGAGAGCATCCAAGCTTTCACATCAAGAGTTAATAACTTTTTTTTTAAGTATCTCCCATCACTAGATGCCACTAACATTTTAGTAGTAACGCACAGCGGAGTTATCAAGACATTTATACACTTACTAGAGGGCATAAGTCTCGAAGATGCTTTTGGCATCTCAGTGCCTTACTCTTCGCATCTAGTGTATAATAGTAAAACTAAAAAGTTGGATGTTTATGATTAA
- a CDS encoding adenosylcobinamide-GDP ribazoletransferase: protein MKNFFKGFALAMSMMTSIPFFKVHDFNKGINGYAVLFYPLIGFILGLILWATHSLLDGHLPDLHLGIIIFALWVILTGALHLDGFSDTIDGLFVSKERAIEVMKDPNTGGMGMVFTVTFLILKASSLAVFDAFYLLPLVLMLSRFNAVLAIYFFPYISKNGMGTLAKEELTRSQLIMAFVYVGLLSISSFGLFVLTLFVLFVIKSFFIKRYGGFTGDIYGFSIEVTELILLNAILLGIAV, encoded by the coding sequence ATGAAAAACTTCTTTAAAGGTTTCGCTTTAGCTATGTCTATGATGACAAGCATCCCTTTTTTCAAAGTCCATGATTTTAACAAAGGCATCAACGGTTATGCGGTTTTATTTTATCCGCTTATTGGTTTCATCCTTGGTCTCATTTTATGGGCGACTCACTCACTTTTAGATGGACATTTACCAGACTTACACCTTGGTATCATCATTTTCGCACTTTGGGTTATCCTCACAGGGGCATTGCATCTAGATGGTTTTAGCGACACCATAGATGGGCTTTTTGTCTCTAAAGAGCGTGCCATTGAAGTTATGAAAGACCCAAACACGGGCGGAATGGGCATGGTATTTACGGTGACTTTTTTGATACTAAAAGCTTCATCTTTAGCTGTTTTTGATGCTTTTTATCTTCTGCCTCTAGTCTTGATGCTATCTCGTTTTAACGCTGTTTTAGCGATTTACTTTTTCCCTTACATCTCTAAAAACGGTATGGGGACTTTAGCAAAAGAGGAGCTAACAAGATCTCAGCTTATTATGGCTTTTGTTTATGTAGGACTTCTTAGCATCTCTAGCTTTGGTTTATTTGTTTTAACTCTTTTTGTTTTGTTTGTTATTAAGTCTTTTTTCATAAAAAGATATGGCGGTTTTACAGGTGATATCTACGGTTTTAGCATCGAAGTGACAGAGCTTATCTTACTAAATGCTATCTTGCTTGGCATCGCTGTATGA